In one window of Cellulophaga sp. HaHa_2_95 DNA:
- a CDS encoding OmpA family protein produces the protein MKTLFVILIIVFTFFTNTTNAQLLKRLGKSAERAAKRTVERRVEEESSKKTDQVLDTIFDGKKGKKNKNNKGNDSGITIPGIPQDNQTSTNQNNTNENLNVYSNFDFVPGYNILVSDDFSIDNLGDFPSKWNTNGTGELVVIDTEKWLKMAGKSVYIPDLPTDLPDDFTVEFDMLTQVDQKTSSQAKLEIWLEDNNLFHTAKDMARIEIPLCLFINIGFTIENKVSGKRVIRNTVEKDIRNILLNKNHISIAVNKTRFRMWVNENKAIDVPRLIPDNIISFKLHPRDIRDGIDHVFINNIKIAQGGSDLRNQLLEHGKYSTTGILFNSGSDNIKPESYGVLQQLAEALQNDITLKLKIIGHTDTDGNKTHNLHLSKNRAIAVKTALSTQFNIDENRLQTEGKGDTQPVDNNDTTKGKANNRRVEFIKI, from the coding sequence ATGAAAACACTATTTGTAATATTAATTATAGTTTTTACTTTTTTTACAAACACCACTAATGCACAACTATTAAAAAGATTAGGAAAAAGCGCCGAAAGGGCTGCAAAACGAACTGTTGAAAGGCGTGTAGAAGAAGAATCATCAAAAAAAACAGACCAAGTTCTAGACACTATTTTTGATGGTAAAAAAGGGAAAAAGAACAAAAATAATAAGGGCAATGATTCGGGAATAACTATACCAGGTATTCCTCAGGATAACCAAACATCAACCAATCAAAACAATACCAACGAAAATCTTAATGTGTATTCAAATTTTGATTTTGTGCCTGGCTACAACATACTGGTATCCGATGATTTTTCAATAGACAACTTGGGTGACTTCCCGTCAAAGTGGAATACCAATGGGACTGGAGAACTGGTCGTAATCGACACAGAAAAGTGGTTGAAAATGGCCGGGAAATCGGTTTACATTCCAGATTTACCAACTGATTTACCTGATGATTTTACAGTGGAATTTGATATGCTTACTCAGGTTGATCAAAAGACTAGTTCACAGGCTAAATTAGAAATCTGGCTAGAAGACAACAACCTATTCCATACCGCAAAAGATATGGCAAGAATAGAAATACCCCTATGCTTGTTTATAAATATTGGGTTTACTATTGAAAATAAAGTTTCAGGTAAACGTGTAATTCGAAATACTGTTGAGAAAGATATTCGAAATATTCTTCTCAATAAAAATCACATCTCCATAGCGGTCAATAAAACTAGGTTCAGAATGTGGGTTAACGAAAATAAAGCCATCGATGTACCTAGATTAATTCCAGATAATATCATTTCCTTTAAACTGCACCCAAGAGACATTCGTGATGGCATAGACCATGTTTTTATAAATAATATAAAAATTGCTCAGGGAGGTTCAGACTTAAGAAATCAGTTGCTAGAACATGGTAAATACTCAACTACAGGAATATTATTTAATTCAGGCTCGGATAACATCAAACCAGAATCATATGGTGTTCTACAACAACTTGCAGAAGCTTTACAAAACGATATAACCCTTAAGTTAAAGATTATTGGTCATACAGATACTGATGGCAATAAGACCCATAATCTGCACCTTTCTAAAAATCGTGCTATTGCGGTGAAAACTGCATTAAGTACGCAATTCAATATTGATGAAAATAGATTGCAAACCGAAGGAAAAGGCGATACTCAACCCGTTGACAATAATGACACCACTAAAGGAAAGGCCAATAATAGACGCGTAGAATTTATAAAAATTTAA
- a CDS encoding DUF4412 domain-containing protein: MKNVKNYNTITTTLIQASKVLASIIMLISTTASTSQNSEYTFDYIYKMQIENPNGKKTVIDYYLPASGGYFCSKAGDNVVVVYDNNENKMYTYMGEDDEKIVMSMPFNLKGLVKEYNDFENPRVYEAAGYGNILDYDCQLFRMTSNNLTSEVWIATGVTEGSFGENVITPEFFGYFLARSLDVGDDSLKAIYSGLPLKIVSYKKRGAREKITTMECIEFARSSFKITSSEYRHL, from the coding sequence ATGAAAAACGTAAAAAATTATAATACAATAACTACCACATTAATACAAGCTTCAAAAGTACTGGCATCCATAATAATGCTTATATCTACAACCGCCAGTACTAGCCAAAACTCCGAATACACTTTTGATTATATCTATAAAATGCAAATAGAGAATCCAAATGGCAAAAAAACTGTTATTGATTACTACTTACCCGCCAGTGGCGGTTATTTCTGTTCCAAAGCAGGAGACAATGTGGTGGTCGTTTACGATAATAATGAAAACAAAATGTATACCTATATGGGCGAGGATGATGAAAAAATTGTGATGTCTATGCCATTTAACTTAAAAGGTTTGGTAAAAGAATATAATGATTTTGAAAACCCGCGAGTATATGAAGCTGCTGGATACGGAAATATTCTTGACTATGATTGCCAATTATTCAGAATGACAAGTAATAACTTAACTAGTGAGGTATGGATAGCCACAGGAGTAACTGAAGGTTCGTTCGGCGAAAACGTAATTACACCTGAGTTTTTTGGCTATTTCTTAGCGAGAAGCTTAGATGTTGGTGATGATTCACTTAAAGCCATTTATTCAGGGTTACCCCTAAAAATTGTCAGTTACAAAAAAAGAGGTGCTAGAGAAAAAATAACCACGATGGAATGTATTGAATTTGCGAGATCTTCCTTCAAAATAACAAGCTCTGAATACAGACACTTATAA
- a CDS encoding RNA polymerase sigma factor: protein MKQPSDQLLFDSLKNGSEAAFTAVYENNRSLFLNFGRKFGLDDTILLDIYQDTYIAFFENIANGRLVELKSRISTYLISIGKYKILEQLRKNSKKVNSDIVLNLTHEANSDIDTFDLDNEELSKEQKDLQLNFEMLGEKCRKILTMFYYKNYSIKQIMAAGGYNNENVVKSQKSRCLKTLKDAMKNSPK, encoded by the coding sequence ATGAAACAACCATCAGATCAGCTTCTTTTTGATTCTTTAAAAAATGGTTCTGAAGCTGCTTTTACAGCTGTTTATGAAAACAATAGGAGTTTGTTTTTAAACTTTGGAAGAAAGTTTGGTTTAGATGATACTATCTTATTAGATATTTATCAAGACACTTATATCGCTTTTTTTGAAAATATAGCAAACGGTAGGTTGGTAGAATTAAAGAGTCGTATATCTACCTATCTCATTAGCATTGGAAAATATAAAATTTTAGAGCAATTGCGTAAGAATAGTAAAAAAGTTAATAGTGATATTGTTTTAAACCTTACACATGAGGCTAATAGTGATATTGATACTTTTGATCTAGATAATGAAGAACTGTCGAAAGAGCAAAAAGATCTGCAGCTGAATTTTGAGATGCTAGGTGAGAAATGTCGAAAAATTTTGACTATGTTTTATTACAAAAATTATAGTATTAAACAAATAATGGCTGCTGGCGGTTATAACAATGAAAATGTGGTGAAAAGCCAAAAGTCTCGCTGTTTGAAAACGCTTAAAGATGCTATGAAAAATTCCCCCAAATAA
- a CDS encoding tol-pal system YbgF family protein, which produces MNKEELLHSYFQEELSAEQLEVFTTLLAEDSEFKEQFRFEKDLQMAIKNKERNHLKKKLKHIEEQHTTDSLGNTRFFSPTKIAAAIIVLLTVGGIIFSIIDQPNADKLYTINYEKYPNTVYAITRGNDSENTLVRKAFIAYEVNDIDTAITYFEKLKQNTDLSYVDFYLAQCYLANGAIEKAVSLFEQVANKNTDFKMEALWYAALGNIKNKEEVKAKQQLEALVLAGTYKKQLAIELLEDLE; this is translated from the coding sequence ATGAATAAAGAAGAACTTTTACATAGCTATTTTCAAGAAGAACTTAGTGCGGAACAATTAGAAGTATTTACTACTTTGTTAGCGGAAGATTCAGAATTTAAAGAGCAATTCAGGTTTGAGAAAGATTTGCAAATGGCGATTAAAAATAAAGAGCGTAATCATCTCAAGAAAAAATTAAAACACATTGAAGAACAGCATACAACGGATAGCTTAGGAAATACCCGTTTTTTTTCTCCGACGAAAATAGCGGCTGCTATTATAGTTTTACTAACAGTTGGCGGAATAATTTTTTCAATCATTGATCAACCTAATGCAGATAAACTATATACAATCAATTACGAGAAATATCCTAATACTGTTTATGCGATAACTCGCGGCAATGATTCTGAAAATACGCTGGTACGTAAGGCTTTCATAGCTTATGAGGTAAATGATATTGATACAGCTATTACTTACTTCGAAAAGCTAAAGCAAAATACGGACCTTAGTTATGTAGATTTTTATTTGGCCCAATGTTATTTGGCGAATGGTGCCATTGAAAAGGCCGTTTCTTTATTTGAGCAGGTTGCAAACAAAAATACAGATTTTAAGATGGAAGCATTGTGGTATGCTGCATTAGGGAATATAAAAAATAAGGAAGAAGTAAAGGCTAAACAACAACTAGAAGCGCTTGTACTTGCAGGGACTTATAAGAAGCAATTGGCGATTGAATTACTGGAAGATTTGGAGTAG
- a CDS encoding CHAT domain-containing protein has translation MTSKLITLLFVFTSAFLNGQNYQDQLANFQEKADYYFYTNKDSTYYFHEIIYELALTNRDYVTAIDKLNEVCFAAGYYFDIQKIKTTIDRLDTLLLEKSKVLNTLNDKGFTQKNYLLYNKGNYFHKIEDFDQAETYFNNIINNIISKDDYKKNLDDVVFLSTCYSFIAQINTLQNRFDLATTYYKKNIRLYKKYLPNDISGLHKIYNLFASSLYAEKKYEQAKNYWLETLSFSEKNYDESNRNSIVTTSLLLSNLYSDAEQIDSASYYLRKIEKYKIKNDPFEDRYLYGQGGIYLKEKKYFEALKAFKAAFAVSRKSDQPRLQKKIADLYLQQGQFKQALKNYQLGLQELSPNFSSSDVSQNPAAATIVQKHLFLKFLGAKAKTLNILKSENYETQILKAVDTSLKTLDLLKPNYRNQADKLNLIEDSFSLFESGIEACYQLYLKKNEEQFLDKLFYYSEKSKSVLLLDALLNTKATRFAKIPKELLQKESYLKSTITYYKKQIELGASTPHQLEDELFKLNNEHTDLIKTFETKYPSYYNLRYNTAVISIATVQNSLSADEMVISYFYGKESIYALAITANTKDLLKIPNTASLEKNIIAVYDMLSSSTSSIHDLNSASYSLYKAFIAPLLKNPKNNKLLIVPDGLLNYISFDALNSQEKAPKYLLEQYAISSINSLTLLNQLYSKNNTENSVLAFAPQFNGEPVQGYELRTGLSPLPHNKNEIHTVLNSFKGSSFSGNQASLFNFNAEVSSHNIIHLATHAFFDDSSPEYSYLAFTPGAKKDYVLYASDIYNLDLSADLVTLSACETGIGELKKGEGALSLSRAFFYSGSKSIVHTLWNVVDQSASDIMNNFYKNLAKGKRKDIAIQQAKLSYLNKNKETALSHPYYWSSFIIQGNTDALTTTPNYWVWVIITLIILLLLYFNRKRLLQIFQ, from the coding sequence ATGACAAGTAAACTTATCACCTTACTTTTTGTTTTCACTTCTGCTTTCCTAAATGGGCAAAACTACCAAGACCAATTAGCTAATTTTCAAGAGAAAGCAGATTATTATTTTTACACAAATAAAGATTCTACCTATTATTTCCACGAAATAATATATGAATTAGCTCTAACAAATAGAGATTACGTTACTGCAATTGATAAATTAAATGAAGTTTGTTTCGCTGCAGGCTATTATTTTGATATTCAAAAAATAAAAACAACCATAGATAGACTTGATACTTTACTTTTAGAAAAAAGTAAAGTATTGAATACGTTAAATGATAAAGGTTTTACTCAGAAAAACTATTTACTGTATAACAAAGGTAATTATTTCCACAAAATAGAAGATTTTGATCAAGCTGAAACCTATTTTAATAATATCATAAATAATATTATTTCAAAAGACGACTACAAAAAAAACCTGGATGATGTGGTATTTCTCTCAACATGCTACAGCTTTATCGCCCAAATAAATACACTCCAAAACAGATTCGATCTTGCTACAACGTATTATAAAAAAAATATAAGGCTATATAAAAAATACCTGCCGAATGATATTAGCGGCTTACATAAAATATACAATCTCTTTGCTAGTTCTTTATACGCAGAAAAAAAATATGAACAAGCCAAGAACTATTGGCTTGAAACGCTATCTTTTTCTGAAAAGAACTACGATGAAAGCAACCGAAACAGCATTGTTACCACATCCTTACTACTTTCAAATTTATATTCCGATGCCGAACAAATAGACAGCGCTAGCTATTACTTAAGAAAAATTGAAAAATATAAAATAAAAAATGACCCTTTCGAGGATAGATATCTATATGGCCAGGGCGGTATCTATTTAAAAGAAAAAAAATATTTTGAAGCATTAAAGGCCTTTAAAGCAGCTTTCGCTGTTTCTCGTAAAAGCGACCAGCCTAGACTCCAAAAAAAGATTGCTGATCTCTATTTACAACAAGGCCAATTTAAACAGGCGCTGAAAAATTATCAATTAGGTTTACAGGAACTTAGTCCAAATTTTTCTTCTTCAGATGTTTCTCAAAATCCAGCTGCAGCAACTATTGTTCAAAAGCATTTATTTCTAAAATTCCTAGGTGCAAAGGCAAAAACCTTAAATATTTTGAAAAGTGAAAATTACGAAACACAGATTTTAAAAGCCGTTGACACCAGCTTAAAAACACTAGACTTACTCAAACCAAATTACAGGAATCAAGCAGATAAATTAAATTTAATTGAGGATTCATTTTCGCTATTCGAGTCAGGTATTGAAGCCTGCTACCAATTGTATCTTAAAAAAAATGAGGAGCAATTCTTGGATAAATTATTTTATTACTCCGAAAAAAGCAAATCCGTTTTATTATTAGATGCACTGCTAAATACCAAAGCCACCAGATTTGCTAAAATTCCAAAAGAATTATTACAAAAAGAGAGTTATTTAAAGTCTACCATTACCTATTACAAAAAGCAAATAGAATTAGGGGCCTCCACACCCCATCAACTTGAGGATGAGCTTTTCAAATTGAATAATGAACATACGGATTTAATTAAAACATTTGAGACCAAATACCCTTCCTATTATAATTTGAGATATAATACAGCTGTGATTTCTATAGCCACAGTTCAAAACAGTCTTAGCGCAGATGAAATGGTAATATCCTATTTTTACGGAAAAGAATCAATATACGCTTTAGCTATCACTGCAAACACAAAAGATTTGTTGAAGATACCAAATACAGCATCTTTAGAAAAAAACATTATTGCAGTTTATGACATGTTAAGTTCTAGCACATCTAGTATTCATGATCTAAATTCGGCTTCTTATAGTTTATACAAAGCATTTATAGCTCCATTACTAAAAAATCCTAAAAATAATAAATTACTAATCGTTCCTGATGGACTATTAAACTACATTTCTTTTGATGCATTAAATTCCCAAGAGAAAGCACCTAAATATTTACTTGAACAGTATGCTATTAGTTCCATAAATTCATTAACATTATTAAATCAACTTTACTCAAAAAATAATACTGAAAATTCTGTTTTAGCTTTTGCTCCACAATTCAACGGAGAACCTGTTCAAGGTTATGAATTAAGAACCGGCCTCTCGCCTTTACCCCATAATAAAAATGAAATCCATACAGTTTTGAATTCTTTTAAAGGTTCTTCATTCTCTGGAAACCAAGCTTCCTTATTTAATTTTAATGCCGAGGTGTCATCGCACAATATAATTCATTTAGCTACGCACGCATTTTTCGATGATTCTTCACCCGAATATTCCTATTTAGCATTTACTCCAGGAGCAAAGAAAGACTATGTTTTATATGCTAGTGACATTTATAACCTAGATCTAAGTGCAGACTTAGTAACCTTAAGTGCTTGTGAAACCGGAATTGGAGAACTCAAGAAAGGCGAAGGAGCATTAAGTCTTTCTCGTGCATTTTTTTATAGTGGTTCTAAAAGTATTGTTCACACTTTATGGAATGTAGTTGACCAATCTGCTTCAGATATAATGAACAATTTTTACAAGAATTTAGCAAAAGGTAAACGTAAAGATATAGCCATACAACAAGCTAAACTTTCCTATCTCAATAAAAACAAAGAAACAGCTTTATCCCACCCCTATTATTGGTCTAGTTTTATAATTCAAGGGAATACAGATGCCCTAACCACAACACCAAATTATTGGGTTTGGGTTATAATCACACTAATAATCTTATTACTACTTTACTTTAATAGAAAACGTCTACTCCAAATCTTCCAGTAA